The Corallococcus soli genome includes a window with the following:
- a CDS encoding phospho-sugar mutase, translating to MDTTGLRERAEAWRKADPDPETQAELAQVLAKSDWADLSDRFAQDLEFGTAGLRGVLGAGPNRMNRAVVRRTTAGLARYLKATVPDVTSRGVVVGRDARRLSRELAEDTAAVLVAEGIPAHVFPEPVPTPVTAFAVLHLNAAAAVMVTASHNPPEYNGYKVYWGNGAQIVPPQDVGIADAIAKVEPANQVPLLTPAQGRAKGLWRDLPEDVGNAYLRAILDLRLYKKGSDTLSIVYTAMHGVGGAWAVLALKEAGFPRVTPVAEQQQPDGRFPTVRFPNPEEPGAMDLSLATAERVRADVVLANDPDADRLAVMARDASGGLRLLTGNEVGVLLGHYVLTQGAKDGRAHVVTTIVSSTQLGEIARGLGAAYDEVLTGFKWIANRALERSRTEGTQFVFGYEEALGYTVGTATRDKDGVGAALVFADLAAWCESRGTTVLGYLEEIQRAFGLHVGAQRNVTLPGAAGAQTIRAIMQAFRASPPERIGGTRVSAVRDYQQGEGGLPPSNVVAFALEGGGRVTLRPSGTEPKIKYYFEHKETPAPGEPLPQARQRAEAKLSALIDAFLVLARERGQPA from the coding sequence ATGGACACCACCGGACTCAGGGAGCGGGCGGAGGCGTGGCGCAAGGCGGATCCGGATCCGGAGACCCAGGCGGAGCTGGCCCAGGTGCTCGCGAAGTCGGACTGGGCGGACCTGTCGGACCGCTTCGCGCAGGACCTGGAGTTCGGCACCGCGGGCCTGCGCGGCGTGCTGGGCGCCGGCCCCAACCGGATGAACCGCGCCGTCGTGCGGCGCACCACGGCGGGGCTCGCGCGCTACCTCAAGGCCACCGTGCCGGACGTCACGTCGCGAGGCGTGGTGGTGGGCCGGGACGCGCGGCGCTTGAGCCGCGAGCTGGCGGAGGACACCGCCGCGGTGCTCGTCGCGGAGGGCATCCCCGCGCACGTCTTCCCGGAGCCGGTGCCCACGCCCGTCACCGCGTTCGCCGTGCTGCACCTGAACGCCGCCGCCGCGGTGATGGTGACCGCCAGCCACAACCCGCCCGAGTACAACGGCTACAAGGTCTACTGGGGCAACGGCGCCCAGATCGTCCCCCCGCAGGACGTGGGCATCGCGGACGCCATCGCGAAGGTGGAGCCCGCCAACCAGGTGCCGCTCCTCACCCCCGCCCAGGGCCGCGCCAAGGGGCTGTGGCGCGACCTGCCGGAGGACGTGGGCAACGCGTACCTGCGCGCCATCCTGGACCTGCGCCTGTACAAGAAGGGCAGCGACACGCTGTCCATCGTCTACACCGCCATGCACGGCGTGGGCGGCGCGTGGGCGGTGCTCGCGCTGAAGGAGGCGGGCTTCCCGCGCGTGACGCCGGTGGCGGAGCAGCAGCAGCCGGACGGCCGCTTCCCCACCGTGCGCTTCCCCAACCCGGAGGAGCCGGGCGCCATGGACCTGTCGCTCGCCACCGCCGAGCGCGTGAGGGCGGACGTGGTGCTCGCCAATGACCCTGATGCGGACCGGCTGGCGGTGATGGCGCGCGACGCGTCCGGCGGCCTGCGCCTGCTCACCGGCAACGAGGTGGGCGTGCTGCTGGGCCACTACGTGCTCACGCAGGGGGCGAAGGACGGCCGTGCGCACGTCGTCACCACCATCGTGTCGTCCACGCAGCTGGGGGAGATCGCGCGCGGGCTGGGCGCCGCCTACGACGAGGTGCTCACCGGCTTCAAGTGGATCGCCAACCGCGCGCTGGAGCGCTCGCGGACGGAGGGCACGCAGTTCGTCTTCGGCTACGAGGAGGCGCTCGGCTACACCGTGGGCACCGCGACGCGCGACAAGGACGGCGTGGGCGCGGCGCTGGTGTTCGCGGACCTGGCCGCGTGGTGCGAGTCGCGCGGCACCACCGTGCTGGGCTACCTGGAGGAGATCCAGCGCGCCTTCGGACTGCACGTGGGCGCCCAGCGCAACGTCACGCTGCCCGGGGCGGCCGGGGCCCAGACCATCCGCGCCATCATGCAGGCCTTCCGCGCCTCACCACCGGAGCGCATTGGCGGCACCCGCGTGAGCGCCGTGCGCGACTACCAGCAGGGCGAGGGCGGCCTGCCCCCGTCCAACGTCGTCGCCTTCGCGCTGGAGGGCGGCGGCCGCGTCACCCTGCGCCCGTCCGGCACCGAGCCCAAAATCAAATACTACTTCGAGCACAAGGAGACGCCTGCCCCCGGCGAGCCGCTCCCCCAGGCCCGTCAGCGCGCGGAAGCGAAGCTGTCCGCCCTCATCGACGCCTTCCTCGTCCTCGCCCGCGAGCGCGGTCAGCCCGCCTGA
- a CDS encoding sensor histidine kinase — translation METTAVGSTSHHHRPRVLAVDMDAGDAERVRSILTPAGYDVLPARGATAALEAVSRQAADLVLLDVEQARTVGLAAFRRFRQEMSHPQLPILMLTPSADRQTRREVMEAGVDDLLTTEPLDPMELKVRVHTLLELKAHREQGGIQEMLQDPRTRWVRMEKLARVGTLAADVATQMGQLGVGLHRALAHVRARAAEGLPPDPEELLKLGVAGEQMRLHGQHLLSLGPSNPKDTQRFDLRELVPEVVSHLRADGRLGRADVRVILPEDPIAVVFNRRQLEQVVTELVCNAVDAVEDVKDRPRLVHVGVEMPDMFGDFGPQVFVKDTGIGIFEDELQAIFSPYYTTKAPEKSVGLGLTVARTLVECMGGKLTVKSRVNLGSTFTVELPEQTSSW, via the coding sequence ATGGAGACGACGGCTGTGGGCTCGACGTCACATCATCACCGGCCGCGGGTGCTCGCGGTGGACATGGACGCGGGCGACGCGGAGCGGGTGCGCTCCATCCTGACGCCGGCGGGCTACGACGTGCTGCCCGCGCGCGGGGCGACGGCCGCGCTGGAGGCGGTGTCCCGCCAGGCCGCGGACCTGGTCCTGCTGGACGTGGAGCAGGCCCGCACGGTGGGCCTGGCCGCGTTCCGGCGCTTCCGCCAGGAGATGAGCCACCCGCAGCTCCCCATTCTCATGCTCACCCCTTCCGCGGACCGCCAGACGCGACGTGAGGTGATGGAGGCAGGTGTGGACGACTTGTTGACGACGGAGCCGCTGGACCCGATGGAGCTGAAGGTCCGCGTCCACACCCTGCTGGAGCTCAAGGCGCACCGCGAGCAGGGCGGCATCCAGGAGATGCTCCAGGACCCGCGCACCCGCTGGGTGCGGATGGAGAAGCTGGCCCGCGTGGGCACGCTCGCCGCGGACGTGGCGACGCAGATGGGCCAGCTGGGCGTGGGTCTGCACCGGGCGCTGGCGCACGTGCGCGCCCGCGCGGCGGAGGGGCTGCCGCCGGACCCGGAGGAGCTGCTGAAGCTGGGCGTCGCCGGCGAGCAGATGCGCCTGCACGGCCAGCACCTGCTGTCGCTGGGGCCCTCCAACCCCAAGGACACCCAGCGCTTCGACCTGCGCGAGCTGGTGCCGGAGGTGGTGTCCCACCTGCGCGCGGACGGCCGGCTGGGCCGCGCGGACGTGCGCGTCATCCTCCCGGAGGACCCCATCGCGGTGGTCTTCAACCGCCGTCAGCTGGAGCAGGTGGTGACGGAGCTGGTGTGCAACGCGGTGGACGCGGTGGAGGACGTGAAGGACCGTCCGCGCCTGGTGCACGTGGGCGTGGAGATGCCGGACATGTTCGGCGACTTCGGGCCCCAGGTGTTCGTCAAGGACACCGGCATCGGCATCTTCGAGGACGAGCTGCAGGCCATCTTCTCGCCGTACTACACGACCAAGGCCCCGGAGAAGAGCGTGGGCCTGGGCCTCACGGTGGCGCGCACCCTGGTGGAGTGCATGGGCGGCAAGCTCACCGTGAAGAGCCGCGTCAACCTGGGCAGCACCTTCACGGTGGAGCTGCCCGAGCAGACGTCGTCCTGGTAG